From the Primulina tabacum isolate GXHZ01 chromosome 15, ASM2559414v2, whole genome shotgun sequence genome, one window contains:
- the LOC142527710 gene encoding uncharacterized protein LOC142527710: MADRGMLKVTSMFLLLLLAVICEASVENPEKESWTEWAKDKLSGGLAGAKADDLDPTDTNQFDDAAKKTKDKITETTTGAGKYTADKATEAEDKASELGKGTREKTGTANDKARELGKKTREKTGAAEDKNSDLGWEAYEETVAAKDKASELGKGASGTVKDKASELGRGAYEKTVAAKDKASELGKGATGAVKDKASELGRGASEKTVAAKDKASELGKGATGAVKDKASELGRGVSEKTVAAKDKASELGTGASVEVKDKASELGRGASEKTVAAKDKASELGRGASGAVKDKTNELGRGASEKTVAAKDKASELGGEAYEKTVAAKDKANELGGEAYEKTLAAKDKAAELGKDTHEKARQAKEKVAEQGGKTGSEAADTLSWAKEKVKETYDAAKAKAGETYESAKDKSRQIIDNLQQSGHAHDAEL; the protein is encoded by the exons ATGGCTGACAGAGGGATGTTGAAGGTTACTTCAATGTTTCTGTTACTGTTATTGGCGGTGATTTGCGAGGCCAGCGTTGAGAATCCGGAGAAAGAATCTTGGACTGAATGGGCGAAGGATAAGTTGTCTGGGGGCCTCGCCGGCGCGAAGGCTGATGATCTTGATCCCACTGATACCAACCAGTTTGATGATGCCGCCAAGAAAACCAAAGATAAAATTACCGAAACAACTACTG GAGCTGGAAAGTATACTGCAGACAAAGCAACAGAAGCAGAAGACAAGGCAAGTGAACTGGGCAAGGGAACGAGAGAGAAGACCGGGACAGCCAATGACAAGGCAAGGGAACTCGGCAAGAAAACTAGAGAGAAGACCGGGGCAGCCGAAGATAAGAACAGTGATCTCGGCTGGGAAGCTTACGAGGAGACAGTGGCGGCAAAAGACAAGGCGAGTGAACTGGGGAAGGGAGCTTCCGGGACAGTCAAAGACAAGGCGAGTGAACTGGGCAGGGGTGCTTACGAGAAGACGGTGGCAGCAAAAGACAAGGCGAGTGAACTGGGAAAAGGAGCTACCGGGGCGGTCAAAGACAAGGCGAGTGAACTGGGCAGGGGAGCTTCCGAGAAGACGGTGGCAGCAAAAGACAAGGCGAGTGAACTGGGAAAGGGTGCTACCGGGGCAGTCAAAGACAAGGCGAGTGAACTGGGCAGGGGAGTCTCCGAGAAGACTGTGGCAGCAAAAGACAAGGCGAGTGAACTGGGAACGGGAGCTTCCGTGGAAGTCAAAGACAAGGCGAGTGAACTGGGCAGGGGAGCTTCCGAGAAGACGGTGGCAGCAAAAGACAAGGCGAGTGAACTGGGCAGGGGAGCTTCCGGGGCAGTCAAAGACAAGACGAATGAACTGGGCAGGGGAGCTTCCGAGAAGACGGTGGCAGCAAAAGACAAGGCGAGTGAACTGGGCGGGGAAGCTTACGAGAAGACGGTGGCAGCAAAAGACAAGGCGAATGAACTGGGCGGGGAAGCTTACGAAAAGACGTTGGCAGCAAAAGACAAAGCAGCCGAACTAGGCAAGGATACACACGAGAAAGCCAGGCAAGCGAAAGAAAAGGTGGCGGAGCAAGGCGGAAAGACAGGATCCGAGGCAGCAGACACCCTGAGTTGGGCGAAGGAGAAAGTGAAGGAAACCTACGATGCGGCGAAAGCCAAGGCCGGAGAAACGTACGAATCCGCCAAAGATAAATCACGCCAGATTATCGATAATCTGCAGCAGAGTGGCCATGCCCACGACGCAGAGCTGTGA